The following proteins are co-located in the Actinomycetes bacterium genome:
- a CDS encoding WS/DGAT domain-containing protein, whose translation MQAGRVPRSGRAEPNRRRGGSGEPDPVQRLRHVTRATTERKRRPEMLASLRPAGSLTILRALNRYSRHQRIVDLFVTNVPGPQIPLYLLGARLLEAFPVVQVAGNVPLSVAVLSYDGQLNIGIQSDPDGCPDLDVFADGLRRSLDELGAATPLLPG comes from the coding sequence CTGCAAGCAGGACGTGTCCCCAGGTCGGGTCGAGCCGAGCCGAACAGGCGCCGGGGAGGGTCAGGCGAGCCCGACCCGGTCCAGCGGCTGCGGCACGTCACCCGGGCCACCACCGAGCGGAAGCGTCGGCCGGAGATGCTGGCCAGCCTGCGGCCGGCCGGGTCGCTGACCATCCTCCGGGCTCTCAACCGCTACAGCCGCCACCAGCGGATCGTGGACCTGTTTGTCACCAACGTGCCCGGCCCCCAGATCCCCCTGTACCTGCTGGGCGCTCGCCTGCTGGAGGCGTTCCCGGTCGTGCAGGTAGCCGGCAACGTCCCGCTGAGTGTGGCCGTGTTGTCCTATGACGGCCAGCTCAACATCGGGATCCAGAGTGACCCCGACGGCTGCCCGGACCTGGACGTGTTCGCCGACGGCCTGCGCCGGTCGCTGGACGAGTTGGGCGCGGCCACGCCGCTCCTCCCGGGCTGA
- a CDS encoding sialidase family protein, which translates to MRSRTVIRLLALAGVLTLAMVAPSTAGPFTRSPLKVVSVSSPFATCDISGQPGVNFLNSEVEPWVEVNPTDPDNVIAVWQQDRWSNGGARGLLTAVTHDGGVTWDTTFPHFSTCAGGTEANGGNYERSSDPWVTFSPNGDAYQISLSVNLVNDPATAVLVSKSTNGGDTWSEPTTLARDPSDEAPFLFNDKESITADPNDPNYVYAIWDRLRFPSDRANFNAQHAFSFRGDAIFSRTTDGGATWEPARAIFAPQKNQSTIGHQIVVRPTGELIDLFTLFQGSGNNPPAPSLAMMRSTDKGATWSAPQVIDKIRFIGAFDPDTGRPIRAEGFVPEVAVDPNNGNLYATWQDTRFSGVDQIAFSMSTDGGDTWSDPIKVSQTPPNADPGNEQAWVPAVHVAADGTIAVTYYDFRSNTPDPGVPTDHWMVHCHPSGATTCAQAGAWGDEVRLTDTSFDVEQLPFARGPFGYFVGEYEGLSSTGNTFWPLFAIGTGDPANRTDIVTATAS; encoded by the coding sequence GTGCGCTCACGAACAGTGATCCGACTGCTGGCCCTGGCGGGTGTGCTCACGCTCGCCATGGTGGCCCCATCGACCGCCGGACCGTTCACCCGCAGCCCACTCAAGGTCGTGTCCGTATCCAGCCCCTTCGCCACCTGCGATATCTCAGGGCAGCCCGGGGTGAACTTCCTCAACAGCGAGGTCGAGCCCTGGGTCGAGGTGAACCCGACCGACCCGGACAACGTCATCGCTGTGTGGCAGCAGGACCGATGGTCGAATGGTGGGGCCAGGGGCCTGCTCACGGCGGTCACCCATGATGGCGGTGTCACCTGGGACACCACGTTCCCCCACTTCAGCACCTGCGCCGGCGGGACCGAGGCCAACGGGGGGAACTACGAGCGGTCCTCGGACCCCTGGGTGACCTTCAGCCCCAACGGCGATGCCTATCAGATCAGCCTGTCGGTGAACCTCGTCAACGACCCGGCCACGGCGGTCCTGGTCAGCAAGTCGACCAACGGCGGGGACACCTGGAGCGAGCCCACCACGCTGGCCCGCGACCCCAGCGACGAGGCTCCGTTCCTGTTCAACGACAAGGAGTCCATCACCGCGGACCCCAACGACCCCAACTACGTCTACGCGATCTGGGACCGGCTTCGGTTCCCCAGCGACCGGGCCAACTTCAACGCCCAGCACGCCTTCTCGTTCCGGGGTGACGCCATCTTCTCCCGGACCACCGACGGCGGCGCGACGTGGGAGCCGGCCCGGGCCATCTTCGCCCCGCAGAAGAACCAGTCCACGATCGGCCACCAGATCGTGGTCCGGCCCACCGGGGAGCTGATCGACCTGTTCACGCTGTTCCAGGGGTCGGGGAACAACCCGCCCGCCCCCAGCCTGGCCATGATGCGCTCGACGGACAAGGGTGCGACGTGGTCGGCGCCTCAGGTGATCGACAAGATCCGGTTCATCGGCGCCTTCGACCCGGACACAGGACGGCCGATCCGGGCCGAGGGATTTGTACCCGAGGTGGCCGTCGATCCGAACAACGGCAACCTCTACGCTACCTGGCAGGACACCCGGTTCAGCGGGGTGGACCAGATCGCCTTCTCCATGTCCACGGACGGCGGGGACACTTGGTCCGATCCGATCAAGGTCAGCCAGACCCCGCCCAACGCGGACCCGGGCAACGAACAGGCCTGGGTCCCGGCCGTGCACGTGGCCGCCGACGGGACGATCGCCGTGACCTACTACGACTTCCGGTCCAACACGCCCGATCCCGGCGTCCCGACCGACCACTGGATGGTCCACTGTCATCCCTCGGGCGCGACGACGTGCGCCCAAGCCGGTGCCTGGGGTGACGAGGTCCGGCTGACCGACACCTCGTTCGACGTCGAGCAGCTGCCGTTCGCCCGAGGACCGTTCGGGTACTTCGTGGGCGAGTACGAGGGCCTGTCCAGCACCGGGAACACCTTCTGGCCGCTCTTCGCCATCGGGACGGGAGACCCGGCGAACCGCACTGACATCGTGACCGCGACCGCCTCGTAG